The following are from one region of the Nicotiana tabacum cultivar K326 chromosome 3, ASM71507v2, whole genome shotgun sequence genome:
- the LOC142177443 gene encoding uncharacterized protein LOC142177443 yields the protein MGKVQLIRQRLLAAQSRQKSYADKRRRDLVFTIGDKVFLRVSPMKGVMRFGKRGKLSPRFIGPYEILDRVGAVAYRLALPPELSFIHSVFHVPMLRKYISDSSQVIEAPTIPLDEKLSYEEESMAIVDSQVRKLRSKEIVLVKVLWRNHTVEEATWEIEDVMRVKYPHLFQSTGTYQN from the coding sequence ATGGGCAAGGTCCAGTTGATCAGACAGAGATTGCTTGCAGCTCAAAGTAGACAAAAGTCTTATGctgataagagaagaagagatttagtgttcacaattggggacaaagtgttcctacgagtctcccctatgaaaggtgtgatgcggtttgggaaaagaggcaagttgagccctaggtttaTAGGACCGTATGAGATATTAGACCGAGTGGGAGCGGTGGCTTATCGTTTGGCACTTCCTCCTGAGTTGTCCTTTATTCACTCAGTGTTTCATGTCCCAATGCTAAGAAAATATATATCAGACTCATCTCAGGTGATTGAAGCACCGACTATACCACTCGATGAGAagttgtcctatgaggaggagtcgaTGGCTATTGTTGATAGTCAAGTAAGAAAGTTACGGTCAAAAGAAATTGTGCTCGTTAAAGTCTTATGGAGAAATCATACTGTTGAAGAAGCTACATGGGAAATAGAAGATGTTATGCGAGTCAagtatcctcatttatttcagtCTACAGGTACGTACCAGAATTAA